The following proteins are encoded in a genomic region of Maribacter hydrothermalis:
- a CDS encoding rhomboid family intramembrane serine protease, giving the protein MYNLDVATIAIIAANVLVSMKGFNDTTFFERYKFSIGAIKAGQKERMATSGFLHVDVSHLLFNMLTLYFFAGVVINWFGAGQFLVIYSVSLLAGSLLALSFHKDEPYYSAVGASGAVTGILYAAILLQPTMQLGIMFIPIPVPAYVVGIGYLLYSIYGMKKRLGNIGHTAHFGGAIGGYACTLLFMPGLLQTETLMVGLLALPIILLFVLGKMGKI; this is encoded by the coding sequence ATGTATAACCTTGATGTAGCTACAATAGCAATAATTGCAGCAAACGTATTAGTTTCGATGAAAGGATTTAATGATACTACTTTTTTTGAGCGATACAAATTTAGTATAGGGGCAATTAAAGCAGGGCAAAAAGAACGAATGGCAACTTCTGGTTTTTTGCATGTTGATGTTTCACACTTACTTTTTAATATGCTTACCTTATATTTTTTTGCGGGGGTAGTTATCAATTGGTTTGGTGCGGGGCAATTTTTGGTAATTTATTCAGTAAGCCTTTTAGCAGGTAGTTTACTTGCTTTAAGTTTTCATAAAGATGAGCCATACTATTCTGCAGTAGGCGCAAGTGGTGCTGTAACCGGTATTTTATATGCTGCCATTCTTTTACAACCTACTATGCAATTGGGTATTATGTTTATTCCGATACCGGTACCGGCGTATGTAGTTGGTATTGGTTATTTATTGTATTCTATTTACGGAATGAAAAAACGTTTAGGTAATATTGGCCATACAGCACATTTTGGCGGTGCTATTGGTGGTTATGCCTGTACTTTGTTATTTATGCCTGGTCTTCTACAAACTGAAACTTTGATGGTTGGTTTGTTGGCATTACCGATAATATTGCTTTTTGTTCTAGGTAAAATGGGTAAAATTTAG